The sequence gtTCAtgcacgtacgcacacacacaattctgACATTGAAAAGGTGTTGGGTGACGGGGACTTCTTGTTGTTCAGTGATCCAACAAGCACTTCATTAAACATACGGATCCCCAAATACAGACTCACAGAGTTGCTAACGTGGTAGCAGACCCTTAAGTCTTAaccacactgagacacagaggaagtgtgtgtgatcagttgCAGACAAAGATGAATGAAACTCAGCGGTGTTGCTCCGCTgttttgtgaatgtgtctgGCTGTCTCAGTCGGACAGAACAGATCGTATTTCGAGATGGTTCTGCCAGATCGCTCAAAAGTATTCTGGCCATATGCGAGATTTGTGAAGAGACGTGAGATCAAATCATATTTCATATCCACATCAGCATTAGTTACAGATGTTAAACCCATTCCTTACATTGTATTATACACCTATCATATCTGTGTTCTGTATGTACTGGTTCTGTATATGTGGAAGGCTGTCACACTTGAGTGATATTAAacttttttaagacattttatgtTAGCAGTGAATTGAAGGAAGGACGTGTTGGGGAGGGAGGTGATGATGTGGTCTGCAGCTGTCTGTTTTGTCTAAATCATGGCTGGATGAACGTGGGGTGCAAACATTTGGCTTCATAAGAGATGTTGCTGCCAGCCAACATCATGCTGGCGTCATGGCCACTGTGACATCCATCCCCAGGGGGATTATTACTTTTTGCTTGCCGCTCTCACCTGTCTTGGGCCAAAAAAGCCGTTCTTATGTCTTTTCTATTCATTAATAACGCAAGAGGTCTTACTAAATCCCTCAGCTGTGTTTCAAAGCCCTCAATCCTTGAGCAAGATGAAGTGCAACAACATGTGCTGAGTGCCGAGTATGTGGATCGACCCATTTTGGGGGCTGAAATAGTGCACAGCTTTGTCcaaatattttctttgagtCCCAGCTTCTTTTCGGAGGCACTTACCCTTCCCACACAAGGCTCAGAAGGGTGACACATGGCTTTGACATTGACTTTAGGCCTGTTTTGGGATCGTTAAAGACCAATTTGTCAGCATTCAACACAAGGCAGACAGTGAGATGTGTTTCAAGGGGCCTCACATCTGGaccttttgtgttttaacagtgTCCCGCTTCCTCTTTTAGAAACCTGAAGTACGTGTATAATGGGAAGGCCACGTTCCACAGCCAGTTGGTCTCGGTTCATTAGCACATGCTGGCCACGGACTCTTATTCAAATACAACCTATCCCTGTTGGCCCAATCCTACCCTGGACGCATGCTTCCCTTCTTCCTCATCTCACGttttatgataataatcatCAGCTGTAATGAGTTAATGTAATTATCAGCTGCAGGGGAAAGACTTGTATTATTGAGGGGAAAGCCTTGCAGAGTTTAACCTGAGTTGCACAGTAAGCAGAGATAGAGAGACGAGGCGAGACGAGGCCAAGGTCTGGTCTGGCAATCAGTCACTGAGAGGGCAGCTTGATTAAAGGAAATGGACTGAGTGgaaactttgaatgtgtgttttcagttgtgttttCGGCCTGTCTGGGTGATAGCGACAGCAAAACAGATGCTGAAACAATTAGGGCAAGTCAGAGGATGTTTTTACACccactctgccccccccctcccctcccctgctcTCGCCTTGTGATTGCACATCAAAGTTGTCGACAGAGTGTTAAAgttgattttattgtttgacTCCTTAAAGCAGTTGTCAGTTTTTGAAGGAGACATAGCTTCTGGCTGCAGAGAAGCGCAGAGCTCAGATAGCCTGAGAATGAACCAGTCCCTGCAAAAGCACCAAGGCGAGTGGGGGAATCTGCTGGGACATAAATGAACACAGTTTCAGGTCCTAAAATTTGTGGTCAGATGGTACTGAACTTGTTACTGTCACAATGAATTTGCCTGCACTTCACAGAATTCTTCTAATTTAGTTGCTTGAAAGATGTTATTATAGTCAGGTTTCCACCAAATGTGACGCAAGTTTGAACAGAATTTCCAGAGaatctgcaaaagaaaatcCAGTGCTGTTGTGCAAATATTAGTAGTTAATCAAATCATTTCACAAGAAGAGCATGCAATGACATGACAGGACATGTCAGACCTCAAGCAAGCAAAAACAATGCAGAAATTGtaccaaaaaaacatttatgttaGTATGATGCACTCATTTGAAGGTTATAGTCTCCTGaaagttattttttaatatattttcatttcacttcagcacaaattaaaaaacGTATGTTTAAAGCTAAGTTTGCCTGTTTAAAGTCATGAAACTAATGTCATCTAGTCCGTatcatgctaacattagccgcTATACAGGTCACACCAGATCAAGTCGGCTCGTAGCACCAAAAACCCAGAGTGCATTTAAGGGGTCTCATTTTAGAGGCACCTTGACCCGCCTATAGCGATGTAGCATCAGCTCATGGGTAAAAGAAGCCAATGATGCACTGTCAgggtgaatacacacacacacacatgctcacacacactatgGTTTGTTTGCTCTGAGCGGGGATAGGGCCGGCCCTGTCTCAGAGGTGACTGATTTACAGTTTGTTGCTGTCTGtcaaacagctgacagatgGGGAAAATAGTGCAGCCTCCGCCACACTGTCGCCACTGTTGGATGCTTTTCAGCCTCACCAGTGGCAGGAATGCTGAGGACTGCTCCTTAAGTTTGACGGGAAGGTTAACGGCTACCATAAAATGTAACAGTAGAGGACACACGTTATTGTTTTGTACCTGTGATGGCCACTGAACCTGCTGAATATCCTTTTACAGAGTGGACTGCAGGACTGATTTGCCTTTAGCAACAGTTGGCATTGAATCCAGACGATGCTGCCGTGGTAAATAAACACAGCTGCTGAAATTTGAAAGAGCTTTTTAAAACTCTTGGACAAACATTGTCATATTTGGccctgaaatgaaaatgaaaaaagcaacaCAGTGCTTGTCTGTGATGAAATCACAGTAGTGGACGTCATTTTGGCTGTAAACCCCTTGAGATATAAATAGTCTAGATATTCTGGACATGCTCGTAGTGCGGGGCACAACTTGCTTCTTATTTTAGCAGTTTTATAAAAGGGAGCTTTAGATTTTCCCCGGCAAGCCTCCAGACTCTTTAACATGCTTGTGCTTTTTGTGCCTTCCTGCATTAAAATCACGTTAGAGTAATTTGGGCGTACAAAGTTAACAATAAAAGGCTACTAATCTTCTCAGATTTGCGTTTATGGTTTTTGCTCGCCTAGTATTTCAGTCAAGGAGTCCCTCCTGGTCTTTCTCTGTGGCAGTCGGGGTCTGTGACAGCTCTTTCATTCCCGTCCTGAAGGAAACAAGAGTATAAAAGACAAAAGTTCCGCTCAGACATTGTGAGACTGTAGATGAAAAGTCTGCAAGCCTTGTTTTCACATGGGCAGCTGTCTAGGTTTTCATTCAGACTTCTCGTAATGGGGACAGGATTTAGGTTTCTGTGTCTCTAGTTTAAAGGAAAACAGGCAAGAATCATACAGGCAGGGAGCGCTTATTGATTATGAGATCCAGACATTTCCTGTCACTTTGGAATAAGCCTCCTAGTCCAACCAATGGGAGCATGCATGCGACTTTAAAGGAACAGCCGGGATATCTTAAGAGCAGCcaaaataattgattttgaaCATCATATTAACACCCACACTACGCCCTTTCAGAAGTGACATGCAGTGAAGAAGCAGTGCAGCTATTGTGGCAGAGTGAGTGAAATGTGAATGTGGAGGGAGAGACTAATTTCCTGCTAATTGAGCCacaaggtttttgttttgtcaggaGATTTTAGGCCAAATGGAGTCAGATTCCCGCAGGTCTCCTGGGATGATGGGAGGGCCGGGCTGGAGTCTAGCAGAGCCTGGAGATCCCAGCAGTCCCCCCCGACTCCCTAATCCCTGTCATTAAGTCCACAAAACAGGGAGAGCTGGCCTGCCCTGCCAGCCACTACCCTCTCATCAGCCCTGTCCTTTGTCCCTttacttcttcctctctttcattaGACTCATCTcccgcttcttcttcttctgtgttgttgtttcctaCTTTTTCTGCAAGGTTTCCTTCCTGATCTTCCCTGTGAGTGCAGGTGAAGCGGAAATCTTAAGTGTTTCACCTGCACGCCtaatttgggaaaaaaaaaaaaaagccttgtcAAACGGTTGACGAATTTGTTTAACAGGAAGATGAGAAGATATGAGCAAAGATCATGTCACATCTTTTCATCCAACCACCAACCTGAGCTATTTTTACAACTCTGCAAAAACAACGGTCCGGGAATGTAAGTGGCAAGACgagaaatataatatttatgttATCGGTCAATCACGCCATGTCTTAAATAAATAGCTTACCTCAAGCAGCTATAAAACAAAAGTCTGACAGAAGCATCTCAGTTGGAGAGGACAAACTGTCCTATTATAGCACATCCTGTGGTGCTTACTGTTTGGTCCATTGGCgagcgtacacacacacacacacacacacacacacacagtataatgGGGAGAGGGTGGGTGCAGGGGTGGTCCAGGGTCCTGAGAAGTGAGAGGGGAAACACCTTGTGACCCTGCTGTTCCTGACTGAGCTACTTGGTTTGCGGAGACAACAAGGATGGCCGGGCAGAGAGCTCCGGTGGACAGCTGCCTCGATTTGGGTCACTCAGGGCTGCTGGCTCACATTTAACACAATGATTAAATCAGCTGTGTGCGTGAAGTGTTAAAAACATTCtgatcagaaagaaaaaactctCACAAAAGAGCCAATTTAAACAAAGCAGAGgctcaaatgaaattaaatgtcacaaaagaaaatcttgccctctgtgtgtgtgtgtgtgtgtgtgtgtgtgtgtgtgtgtgtgtgtgtgtgtgtgtgtgatttcttgGCAGACGTGCAATAAGGAAGGTAGATAAGTCATAAATAAACAGTCAGGACTTTGTTTCtcgcagcaacaacagcaatcAGCTTGCAAACACTGCTGTAGTTTGGCTCTGGCTGGCCTTGTTTGGGTTTTGATATGGATGTCAAACAGAAGTGTCTCCCAGGCACAGACAGCATGAGAAACCCTCCGCTCCATCTGAGCCATCCAAGGAAAACTCTGATACACGCATATGACACAGAATAAATGTTAACATGAGTCTGGATGGGTTTACCTTCTCATATTGCAGCATCAAATAGGGAGTAACGAGTTCTTAAGTGTATTTGAGGGCCAATAGATATCGTCATCTCTATTCCATTTGTTCTTTTTACTTggcgcctacattacccacaatgccaGTCATAATTTTAGCAGTTGATCGCTGTGTTTTAAGGTTACACTGGGTTACACTATCTTACATTCCTAATGCACTAGTTAttaaactgtgaaaatgattcCAATCTTGTGCTGATGTATTATTTTGATAGAAATATACTCCAGTCCACCTCCAAATATACCACAAGGAAACAGCACAGGCAAAAACAAAATCTCAGAATCTCAAATTTGTTTCcaggacatgaaaaaaaatcattgataTTGAATGTTGAAACCTGAACCTGGGACACTTTTGAAAAGTGCTCCACCAACAGGTGCATTGCTCATTAAGAGAAAAGTGCTTAGAGcgacaaaaatgaaacaatagcGCAGCCTTATCAGCAGACATTTCTCCTGATGGGCGGAGGTCTCTGTTCAGTTCAGTGCTGAGGTCAAAAGTAGGCAGATGTGGGGAAAAGATAGCTGTTTGTGTTATGGCTCGACTCGAGCTCCAGGGTTTAATTAGGcgcacacagtacagtacaatgcCCTCTGGAAGTTATTTCCAGAACTTTCCATTTCACACTGTGAGACTGAGTTTGATTCTCGCGCTTTCTTGcgatgtttcatttttcattgcaCCGACAATGCGGACGATCAGAAGCAAATTGTCCCCAGATAACCTGAAGTTTGACAAGATGCTCTGCCTATTAGCCTCTGCAGGAGCATCTGACGGCGTGGCGCTGGCTCCGTGGCACAGGAGTGCGACGTCGTCTGACACAGCAGAGTCGGCACTTAGCGGGCCAATGTGAAAGGTCCGCAGAGGTGGCTCACAGTGAGCTATAAGGTTTGGCCAGGTGGAAGCACAGATTGGGGTCTGGTATGAATTATTGTTATCTTTATTTCAACATAAAGTGTTTACAGCAGGGGCAGTGTGCACGAAGGGACCAGGTGACACCTCAGTGCGACCCCAAGCCCCCTGTGGCCCTGAGCCCTGCGTGCTTCAGCATGGTTTGTGGTGCCTGGGGTCTGCTGTATTGGCCACAAATCAGGAAAggttggagggaggggggggtgatctattcatttttacacttcaaaCAGACCTCAGGTCACAGATTACACCCTCGATCACTTATCTCCTCCTCTGACCAGACTGGAACTGACAGGCGTCCATTACAAATGTCCCCCAAGTCTCCAGTCCCTGACACTCCCTAAAGATGAATACCGTACACTTCCCTCTCTTTACGGAAAAATATCAGCTGTTACAAAGCACACGATAGCAGCAACTTTCCATGACAAGACAGACGCAGtggtgtcacagcagcagatcaaAAGCAGTCACAGCTGTAGCAGCCTCGCATGTGTGGTCCAGACCTGAGAGAGAAAACCCCGTGACACGGTGCAGCCAGAGGTGGAAAGGTAGCTGTGTGGTGGAAGGAAAATATAGCACAGAATAAAAGCACGTAGTGTGAGTGGATACATATTTTATGTGGAAAGACATGTAAACGAACTCTTACCTCCAGCTGATAATCATCCTCCCACCCTCCCCCGTAAAACTGATCTCAGGATCAGCAGTAGGACTTTATCTTGGCACCTATAAAGGCTGCGATTAACAAGTGAGGAGGTCTTCTGAAGATATCCAAGACGATGGTCTAATCTGACCATCTGTTTCTTATCTACTCgcctttattttttaaatttgctaATTTATTTGTCTAAGGGATAGCAGGCCTGCAAGCAGCAGGCGGCCAATCCTCTCCCTGGGGAATGAGGTAGAGGTGGGACccacctggtgtgtgtgtgtgtgtgtgagtgtgtgtgtgtgtgagtatgcaTGTGTGGTTTCTAAAGGTTGAGGATCAAGTGCAAGCAGAATAAGCACGATACAATTTACTTTCACCGCCTGGGAGTCTCTGTGCTGTACAATCACCACTACGTCACTCGCTGCAGGCTGATGATCCTCTGTGATCCACAGAGTTCTTCTCTCCACCCAATAATCCATTCATGTTCCTGTTATCGCCACTAGGAGGCCAGTTTTGGACAGACATTCCAAACTAAACCCACTGTAAATAACGTTCAGACTtgtcctctctttgttttttactgAAGGTAATGTATCAGAGTTGGCTCGGAGTTTCATTGCAGGTCTACAAATAAGATATTTTATGAGCTGACCCACCATTTTTTTTCAGACTCTTGTTTTGCAGGgggtaagataagatattcctttattagtcccacgatggggaaatttacagcgttgcagcagcagtgggtaaCAAAAATAGAGCGTTCACTACAATAcaagacaaacaataaatacTAAAGTAGTGGACAGTGatataaacaggaggagatattaaaaaaatatgtacagtttagACTAAAGTTACATATCTTGAGTTTGGGTGTTACCAATCTTTATAAAAGGccttttctgtgcttttccaaATTCTCCTGTTGCCCCGTTAGTCATGCAAAGTGAGTAATAACTATACCCAAAGCTATTCCCAAGTGTCCAAAACATTTTTTCGACATTCCCAGATCTCCATTAGCCTCAGAAATGCACATTATGCTCATTTCCAGCCTTCCAAGCTGCACTGCATTAACTCCTGATGCAATCAGCAGGTGAGTGAACACATCTAAAGCAGCAGGTCTGCTGTAAAGGCCTTAGAAACAGCCATTGTTAGCACAGTGATGGTGTCAATGTGaagtttccttttgtttttgtttcaaacCGGTGTGTGTGCGCCTCCTTTTATTATGGAAACCAGTCCCCAGACTTGAGAATTGAATTCACACGTCCCTCGAGCTGCCCACTGACATTTAATCTAATCTTCAAACAGTTTGCAATTCACTGTCGATCTAATTACGTTGTCATTCCGAGGCCAATCATTACACTCATATTTCTCATGCGTCAAGGCACCAAACCGCTTCTCTGAGTTTATTTTAATATCAATGAGCGCGAAGAGGAGACGGAATGAGGCTCATCTGACAGATAACAGCGGATTAGTTTTGATTGTGATGTAAAACGAGGGGAGCTGAGATGTCCAGACCTGTTCCACACGGGGGCTGATCCACCTTCTCCAACCAAGACGCAGGGAAACGAAAGGTGCGCTTTTATGGCGAGATTTGATAATaatagaggaagagagagtgagacaggtatgtgttatcatcatcatcatcattattattattattattattattattagaacgTGCTCGTGATGTGCAattaaattgtttaaattaaattcttaACTTTTCTGTACAAAAAGTCAAAGAagctgacagaaagaaaaactttCTGACCCACTTATTGATGAAGTGATTGATCACGTGTCGACCTTAATTTAAGCAAGTTCTAAAAATGAAACAGGTCATTTAATTTGGCTTCTGTCCTGCAAACACTACAAGTTTTGTATTAATTTTCCAAAGCACATGAACGCTTCAGtcgtaaaaaacaaaaaaagtttggcCTGTCTTCAAGGGGAACGCACCGGGGGCTCCTCGTCCTCCGGGCGGAGGGGTGGGCTCAGCCAGATGAggtgagaggggaggggggagggctGAGAGATGTTTTACTGGGGGAGGAGGgaatggggaggggggggggtcgctGTGGGAGGGAAGCAGGGGGTGTGGAGGGCCGAGTTTAAAAAGgcagacagcagcaacagtcaGTCACTCTCACACTCAGTCCTCCTCcaacctccagacctgctgtgATCCTCCTCAGAACACTTGGAACTGtacaggacttttttttttctgaaagcaaaggattttttaaagaaaagatctTTTGCTCTGCAGCATGGAGCCCACCACTGGGGAATATGTTGATAACTATGAGTATTATGATGACAACGAGACTGACTGTGACTTCTCAGAGTGGGAGCCCTCCTACTCCCTCATCCCGGTCCTCTACATGCTCATCTTCATCCTCGGCCTGTCAGGTAACGGCGTGGTCATCTTCACTGTCTGGAGATCCAAATCTAAACGTCGGGCTGCAGACGTCTACATTGGAAACCTGGCCCTTGCTGACCTCACCTTTGTTGTGACCCTACCTCTGTGGGCCGTGTACACAGCGCTGGGCTACCACTGGCCCTTCGGCGTGGCTCTGTGCAAGATCAGCAGCTACGTGGTCCTGGTCAACATGTACGCCAGCGTTTTCTGCCTCACCTGCCTGAGCTTTGACCGGTACCTGGCCATCGTGCACTCTCTGTCCAGCAGCAGGCTGCGCTCACGGGGGACCATGCTGGCGTCCTTGGGTGCCATTTGGTTCCTGTCCGGCTTGCTGGCTGTGCCAACGCTGCTCTTCCGCACCACTGTAAATGACCAAAACAGCAACCGGACCACATGCGCCATGGACTTCAGTCTGGTGACAAGGAACCAGAGGCACGAGTACCTTTGGATCGCTGGGCTCAGCCTGTCCTCCTCCGCCTTGGGTTTTCTCCTACCTTTCCTGGCCATGACCATCTTCTACTGCTTCATTGGCTGCACCGTCACACGTCACTTCAACAACCTGCGCAAGGAggaccagaagaagaagcgccTGCTGAAGATCATCACCACACTGGTGGTGGTGTTTGCCATCTGCTGGACTCCCTTCCACGTCTTGAAGAGCATGGACGCCCTCTCCTACCTGAACCTGGCTCCGAGCTCCTGCGGCTTCCTGCGCTTCCTGCTGCTGGCCCACCCCTACGCTACCTGCCTGGCCTACgtcaacagctgcctcaacccGTTCTTGTACGCCTTCTTTGACCTGCGCTTTCGTTCCCAGTGCCTGTGCCTGCTCAACCTGAAGAAGGCTATGCACGGCCACATGAGCTCCATGTCGTCCACACTCAGCGCCCAGACTCAGAAGTCAGAGGTTCAGTCTCTGGCCACCAAGGTGTAGAGGGTAAAAGGAAAGGTGGAGCGGGTCTGCGGGCCGGTCCCAGCTCCAGCCACTGGAACacttgtaaaaaaagaaaactgtacgTGTCCATTGTTCAAAGCTGGTAAGATGAGACGATGAACTTTGAATTGTCACTGCTCACAGTCATGAAATCCATAACACGTTCCTCCTATTCTACAGTGAGACAGGCGGAGGCTCTGTACGTTGTGGACttgaagctggagccagcaggCTGAGCTCCTCGGCTATTTTGTTCCTCAAAtactcagagaaaaaaaaaagtttattttttgcttCATCCTGCTCTGCAAAAGTTCTCATTTCTATCACAAAAGTGAAATATGAtcttaaaagaaacacactgacGTTGGGAATTGTGCATCAATTTACATGGAATTCTGTTTACACTGGATGAAACATAAAGCTGTACAGTATTTTCATAccatagcttttttttttttgttgttgttgttgttcagatCTATTGCTGTTTTGTTATGGAAGCACTTGTTAAAAAAGAATATGTGTGAGCAAGCAGGGAAATCAAACAGAGCAGTGTCCTCTGAAAAGCTTGTTGTTTGTGATGGTAGAAGTCTGggctgcagggggggggggcataagAGGAGGAAAGGTGTTGCAGCTTAATTATATAGtttgaggagaggagacagggggcagacaggcagatggCAGTTGACAAATGTTGTTGGGGTATAGGATCGGGGTGGGGCGGGGCAGGGCGGGCGGCGGGGGGGGGTTGCAGTGTAGCCACGGCACTACAGGGGACAGAGgaactgtaaataaatgtacCAATCTGAtgcatatgttttattttttgacatCACTGTAACTAACTACTGTATTAAAGATGTGTTCTATGAACCAGATCTCTTAGATTccttgagagtgtgtgtgaaagttgaacttttcttttgaaaaagcTTTGAAAACTTTCAAAGGTGGAGAtgagaaagtaaagaaaatgcagaatgtaaatatttgcacaaaggCCTTTAGAAACTGTCATTAAAACTGTGGTTTCACATCAGTTTCATTACACCATCCTGTTATTTCAGCGCTGAGTATCTCCAGAGAGTGAAAGCTTTGTTATGAATGCCTCGCATTTGGTTTACACCTTCAGACTAATAGATCTCTAATCTCTATTGATTCACAGCCAGTATCCAGACTGTAACCGGATTATGCAAAGTAAGAGAGTGTGTATTCGATACTCAGCTGTGACTTCCACCAGGTGTGGTACTTTAACTTTTTGATGACGCACTCCTGTGGGTCACAGTGAAAggtttttgaatattttacgTATAGCCAGCAGAGAGAGGTGCCACTGGATGTTCTTTAAGTTAAACAGGCGAGTTAAATCCATTTAAAAGAACCTGTAATTCAGGTAAATATAACTATATTTGCTTGTCCTTAGAAGACTGTCAGCATCTGAACAGGACTATCTTATTAGCAGGAGGTAAAGCCAATCAAACCCCACATGTTCACTGAATAATAGGGTCATTACTAATGAGTGACTCTTCTGTGGGATCCTTTGATTTGACAGTAATGAGCTCTGTTGGACATAATCACCGTTTAGAGATGGCGGGGGGAAGTGGGGCTCTAATCCTGGCAGAAGTCAGGCCACCAAACAAGCCAATATTTGTCCCTGCTGACAAGAGATTGCAGTTAGAGCGGTTGTCGGGCTGCCGGGCGGGGctggaggggggtgggggggtgacagGAGGATGGTGTGTGACTGCAGATGCTCCAGCAGGACTTtgcttgggaaaaaaaaaaaaaagaaactgtgaaCGAGGTGTGGGAAGTCGGGAGGAAAATCACATCTTAAAGCAGCAACACGTGTGGAACGAGAACGAGAGTGATTCATCtagtctttgtgtgtgagagatcatATGTTACTTATTGTCCGTCCTGGCAGGATGGAGCAGATCTGACAGCGGTGGAGCTTGAAATAGATCACACGActgttcactgtgatggatgtgaCGCAGGCATGAAACAGGACTGCTTAAACACACAGTTATTCTTCATATAGTAGAGTCAAACGCCATTTGGAAGGATTTATAAGTGGAGATTTTTAAGGTCCTTTGAGTGCCATAAGTCAGCTTGTGGAGCACGGAGGGACTCAAACCCATAACGCAGGCTTTTACAGCATCATTAAACCGTATAAGGACCATAACAAAAGCATCCAGCCTTCAGATTCAAACACCAGATACGAGTTTGACAATAAGACAGTGGATTCGGGGTGGAGTCGACCATGCATGCTGGACTGGATAGacttgttgttgttattgagaTGAGCTGGGCTGACAGCTTGTCTGATGCTGTTAGCCAGCAAGTCCACTTTGGGATAACTCACCCAGAATACCAGCTGACCAAAGCACCGGGGCTACGCGGGGGGCACGgccaacacaaaaacaacagttgtGGAGGTCTCCAAACGCACATAAATGTTATCTGTGTTCGTGTGTGGCCCCCTGtgacctgtttgtgtgtgtgtagatgtttgGGTGTGGGCTGTACTCCCCCTCCTCATCAAGAGAGTAGAACTTTCTCAATAATGTACCAGTTTTGGTTGTTCTGGCCTgaccagcagctgcagacagttgaaacaacaacaacaaaaattacACCCTCTGCTTCAAAAATACTACATACCACACATTGTGTAGGTTATCTGATCACATGCATGAGGTGCACTCACACTTGGATTCTTCTAGAAagatctgctttttttttacttgtctACCCTGGAACATTATGAACATGTAAAATCTGTTCTCAAACATATAGTTTCATTCTTAAAATGGGCCGAACCACCTGGGCACTGTGGTTTTTCTTCAGCATTAGTCAAAAGGTAATAAATGGGGACTGTTGTTGGGGATTTGGTGCTCTAATTACAGAAGCAGGACCGTGTGTGTGGGCTTTACCCAAAATAATCTATGTTCatggaacatgtcacccagtgcaagAGTGTCTTACACTAATGTAGTTTTAATAGTTTATGTACTTTAAAGGCAAAGAGGAATAAGATATATTAGGTGTTTGGTATACAATCAATAATTTTCataatttgataattttttGCTCTATTTTTTTATGACTTGTTGATAATTAGAATAATCTAGAATatcaccaaagttatcctttaatctCACTGGTTGCACCATCACTCAGCATCTCCTGTCCaaacacattaaagcagcagacaggTGCCTGCTCAGAGTGTCGTCAGTGTGAGCTGCCTCACCCAAATGGGACATCTGAACCAAAACACAAGTGCTCGCCTCTCCTCAGATCTCCCTGCTGTTCAATCCCACCCAGGCAGCAACAAATGCactctgt comes from Pempheris klunzingeri isolate RE-2024b chromosome 7, fPemKlu1.hap1, whole genome shotgun sequence and encodes:
- the aplnra gene encoding apelin receptor A; translation: MEPTTGEYVDNYEYYDDNETDCDFSEWEPSYSLIPVLYMLIFILGLSGNGVVIFTVWRSKSKRRAADVYIGNLALADLTFVVTLPLWAVYTALGYHWPFGVALCKISSYVVLVNMYASVFCLTCLSFDRYLAIVHSLSSSRLRSRGTMLASLGAIWFLSGLLAVPTLLFRTTVNDQNSNRTTCAMDFSLVTRNQRHEYLWIAGLSLSSSALGFLLPFLAMTIFYCFIGCTVTRHFNNLRKEDQKKKRLLKIITTLVVVFAICWTPFHVLKSMDALSYLNLAPSSCGFLRFLLLAHPYATCLAYVNSCLNPFLYAFFDLRFRSQCLCLLNLKKAMHGHMSSMSSTLSAQTQKSEVQSLATKV